The genomic DNA GCCCCCGCCAGCGCGGCGACGCGCTCCACCCCGAACACGTACCCCTGCACTCCGCAGCCCGCGATGACACCGTCCGCGCGCAGCGAGACGTACGAGTGGTGCCGGAATGACTCGCGCTGGTGGATGTTGGAGATGTGGACCTCCAACACCGGTAGCCCGTCACAGGTGTTGAGGGCATCCAGGATGGCGATCGAGGTGTGCGAGTACGCCCCCGGGTTGATCACGATGCCGCAGTGGTTCAGCCGCGCCTCGTGGATCCAGTCGACCAGTTCGCCCTCGTGGTTGGACTGCCGGAAGTCCACCGTGCCGCCGTGCCCGGCCGCCGCCTTGACGCACAGGGTCTCGACGTCGGCGAGCGTGTCGGAGCCGTAGATCTCCGGCTGACGCTGGCCCAGGAGGTTCAGGTTGGGGCCGTTGAGGATCATGATCGGGGCGTTGGCCAGGGTGCGGGGCACGGTTCCTCCGGTCCGTTCGGACATGTCGTCGCAGGCGGGGCCGCCGGTCGACGGCCGCTGCTCCGACCCGGTCTATCACGCCGCCTCCGCACCACCGCGCGCCCCCGTAACCGTCGTTCACTGTGGGTAGTTGACGCGGCATGCGAGATACACCCACCGTAAGCACCCCGTCCATGCTCCGCCTCGCGACCGCCTCGCTCGCCGACACCGCGATCGAGTTCTACGACTTCTTCGTCTACGGCACGGCGGCGGCCCTGGTTCTCGGCCCCCTGTTCTTCCCGACGTTCTCGCCGGTGGCGGGGACACTGGCCGCCTTCGGGACGTTCGGCGTGGGCTTCGTGGCGCGCCCGCTGGGCTCGATCCTGTTCGGGCACTTCGGGGACCGGCGCGGACGGCGGCCGGTCCTGGTCGCCTCACTTCTGCTGACCGGTGCCTCGACCGTCGCGGTCGGCTGCGTACCGTCGTACGGCTCGATCGGGGTGGCCGCTCCCGTGCTCCTCCTGGTGCTGCGTTTTCTGCAGGGGCTGGGACTCGGCGGGGAGTGGGGCGGGGCGGTGCTGCTGACCGCCGAACACGCGCCGGCCGGGCGGCGCGGGCTGTGGGCGAGCTTTCCGCAGGTCGGTCCTGCGGTGGGGTTCGTGCTGGCCAACGGCGTGATGCTGGCGCTGTCGGCGAGCCTGACCGACGCGCAGTTCGCGCAGTGGGGCTGGCGGGTGCCGTTCTGGGTGGCCGGGGTGCTGGCCCTGGGCGGGCTGTGGCTGCGTTCGTCGCTCGCCGAGAGTCCCCGGTTCCTGGAGATCGACGACCACGCGCGCGTGCCGCTCACCGAAGTCGTGCGCGAGCACAGGCGGTTGGTGCTGCTGACCGCCGGGGCGCTGTCGGTGGGGTACGCCATCTTCTACGCGGTGACGACGTGGTCCCTCGCCTACGGCACGGAACGGCTCGGGGTCGGCCGTACCGTCATGCTGGCCTGCATCATGGCCGCCGTGGTGGTGAAGGGCTCGCTGACCCCGCTGGTGGCGCTGCTGAGCGACCG from Streptomyces sp. NBC_01478 includes the following:
- the aroQ gene encoding type II 3-dehydroquinate dehydratase, whose amino-acid sequence is MPRTLANAPIMILNGPNLNLLGQRQPEIYGSDTLADVETLCVKAAAGHGGTVDFRQSNHEGELVDWIHEARLNHCGIVINPGAYSHTSIAILDALNTCDGLPVLEVHISNIHQRESFRHHSYVSLRADGVIAGCGVQGYVFGVERVAALAGAGKADA
- a CDS encoding MFS transporter; this encodes MLRLATASLADTAIEFYDFFVYGTAAALVLGPLFFPTFSPVAGTLAAFGTFGVGFVARPLGSILFGHFGDRRGRRPVLVASLLLTGASTVAVGCVPSYGSIGVAAPVLLLVLRFLQGLGLGGEWGGAVLLTAEHAPAGRRGLWASFPQVGPAVGFVLANGVMLALSASLTDAQFAQWGWRVPFWVAGVLALGGLWLRSSLAESPRFLEIDDHARVPLTEVVREHRRLVLLTAGALSVGYAIFYAVTTWSLAYGTERLGVGRTVMLACIMAAVVVKGSLTPLVALLSDRYGRRPLCLLGCAASALWMFPMVALLATGAPLLMFLGFLGALLAFVSMFAVLGAYLPELYEPRVRCTGAAVGYNLGGVLGGALTPIVATALAEHGGRVPWGVGAYLTGVALFSLGCFALLPETRPVAVAVPEPVVG